Genomic DNA from Longimicrobiaceae bacterium:
TCGTCCGATCGGAGAATTTGATGGCATCGAACAGCAGCGAGCAGCACCACGCGATCGCGGCCGAGCGCGGGCCCGTGACGGTGGGCGTCGTGACCGTCAGCGACTCGCGGACCGAGGAGACGGACACGAACCTGCACTTCCTGCGCGATGCGATCACCGGCGCCGGACACGTGCTGGCGGGCTACCGGCTGATCCGCGACGAGCCGGACCAGGTGGCGGCCGCGCTGGACGAGCTTGTGGCGGGCGATGCGCGCGTGGTGCTGTTCAACGGCGGCACCGGCATCTCGCCGCGCGACACCACGTTCGACGTGCTGAGCCGCAAGCTGGAGAAGACGCTGCCCGGCTTCGGCGAGCTGTTCCGCATGCTGAGCTGGGAGCAGGTGGGCGCCGCGGCCATGCTCTCGCGCGCCACGGCCGGCGTCTACCGCGGCCGCGTGGTCATCTCCATGCCCGGCTCCCCCGCCGCCGTCCGCCTCGCGTGGGAGAAGCTGATCGCCCCCGAGCTTCAGCACCTGGCCTGGGAGGTCGCGCGGTAGATTCGGTCCGCATCTGCCGAAGATGCACCGCGGGAACGGTCGCGCGAACCGAGATGCCGCGGCGCGCCCTATCTACCGAACCGCTGGGCGTCTTCGGGAGATGCGGCGACCGGCTCTGTAATACCAATACGGGCGATCAACTGTGCATTGTGCGGTTTGTCTACCGAGCGTTCGCACCGTCTTGCTCCGAAGAATGCACAGTCATTCAACCGGATTGGTATAAGGACGAAGGAAGACGGAGGAGCCGGCGAGCAAGCTGTACAGCCGCAGGCGTGTTGATGCCTCGAGCTGATGCGCGGCGGAGCGGGTCGCCCGCATCGACCCACCACAACCGGGAGTCTCAGTGGCGTCGTCACGGCAGGAGGATCTGATCCTCCGCATGATCCGGCAGATGGCGCAACTGCTGGAGACCGCGGCGGAACGGAAGGACGCGGGCGACCTGGACGGCGCGATGGAGCACGTGAGCCGTGCGCAGGCGGAGCTGCTGGGGCCGGTCGCACCCATCGCGCCCCGGCTGGACGCCGCGTCCGCAGTGCGGATGGTGGATGCCCGACAGGTGGTGCCGTGGGCGCAGCTGCTCGCCGAGCAGGCGGACGTCCTCCGCCGGCAAGACCGTCCGGACGCCGCCCGTGCCGCCGAACGCCGGGCGCTCGAGTTGCTGCTGGAGCTTGCCGCCCGCGAGCACGCCCGCGGCACCGAGATCCGCGACGCCCTCCGCCCGCTGAGCACGTCTCCCGCAGCCGCGACGCTCCGCCCGGACCACGCCCAGACGCTGGCAGACATCCTCCGACCCGCCTGAACCGCCGCCGCAAACGCGGGTCTCCGGCCTGGAGCAAACGGGCGTCAGTCGGTGGTAGAAGTTATCGAGCGTGGGAACGAGATGAGGCCTCGCACCGTCGGGTGTGAGGCCTCATCTTTTCTCTGCTGCGATCGAGTGCTACGGACCGCCCACGTCAATCCTCCACCAGGTAGGCGATGCCCCAGGCGCCTTCGCCTGCGTGGGTGGCGATGATGGGGGTGCCGGCGGCGGTGATGATCTCGCGGTTGCCGTAGCGGGCGCGAATCGCGGAGGCGGCCTCGTCCACCACCTCCGGGCAGCCCACGTGCATGATGCCGAACCGAAGCTTCTTCGCGCCCTTCGGCACCTTCTGCTCCAGGATCTCCATCATCTTGGGCAGCACCTGCTTGCGCCCGCGCACCTTGGCGATGGGCACCAGCTTGCCCGCGGCGTCTATGTCCAGGACCGGCTTGATGTCCAGCAGGCTGCCCAGCCAGGCCCGCCCCCGCCCCACGCGGCCGGAAGCCAGCGCGCGCTCGAACGTGTCGAGGTTGATGAAGAAGCCGCTCTGGTCGCGCACCCGCACCAGCTCCTCGGCGATGCGCTCCGGCTGCCAGCCGCTCTCTCCCAGCTCCGCCGCCTTCATCGCCATCAGCCCCTGAAGCAGCGAGCCGCCGCGCGAGTCGACCAAGTGCACCGGCACCTCCGCCTCCTCGCCCGTGCGCTGCTTGGCCGCCGTCTGCGCCGAGGCGTACGTGCCGGAGAGCGCGGACGAGAGCAGCACCGCGATCACGGCCTCGCCCTCCTCGCCCGCGCGGCGGAAGGCTTCCTGGAACGCGGCGGGCGGCGGCTGCGAGGTGCCGGGGTGCGCGCCGTCCTTGAGGCGCTGCGCGAACTCCTCGGCGCTCACGTCGAAGCGGTCGCGCAGGGCCTTGTCGCCGAAGATCAGCCCCAGCGGCACTAGGTGGATGCCGTGGGCCCGCACGATGTCTTCCGGCAGGTCGCACGCGGTGTCGGCCACCACGGACACCGGGCGCCGGGCGAGCTGCATGTGACCGGACGCGGCGGCGCGCTCCACCGCCGCGTGCTGGGCCTGCATGTCCTCCGCCTTGTGGCTGGCCAGGTCGCCCAGGCCGCGCAGGTAGGCGAACACCTCGTCCGGCTCGTCGGTGTGCACGTGCACCTTGAGCAGCGCCTCGCTGCGGATCACCACCAGCGAGTCGCCGCGCTCCCGCAGCACCGCGCGCACGGCGTCCGCGTCCGGCAGCGCCGGCCCGCGCACCAGCGCCTCGGTACAGAAGCGGAAGCGCTCCGTCTCCACCGGGTAGGCTGCCACGGCGGCGGCCATGGGCGTCCAGTCCTCGAACTCCGGCACCTCGTCCAGCGCCACCAGCGGGTCGCCGGAGATGAATGCGCTGATGCCCTCCAGCACGTGCACGAAGCCCTTCGCGCCGGCGTCCACCACGCCCGCCTTCTTCAGCGCCGGCAGCAGGTCGGGCGTACGGGCCAGCGCGTCGCGCGCGC
This window encodes:
- a CDS encoding molybdenum cofactor biosynthesis protein B, which produces MASNSSEQHHAIAAERGPVTVGVVTVSDSRTEETDTNLHFLRDAITGAGHVLAGYRLIRDEPDQVAAALDELVAGDARVVLFNGGTGISPRDTTFDVLSRKLEKTLPGFGELFRMLSWEQVGAAAMLSRATAGVYRGRVVISMPGSPAAVRLAWEKLIAPELQHLAWEVAR
- a CDS encoding DegV family protein, which codes for MNTTHLDGPGLRGALIMAAEHVQRNRADLNRINVFPVPDGDTGTNLALTVSTIAERMRTSTDGSVALVARDAAEAGILGARGNCGMILSHFLLGFSDAVAGRARLSVVEFTQVLRGAVEHVYRALERPMEGTMLTVMRAVADEGERLQAADFVVLFERLLVCARDALARTPDLLPALKKAGVVDAGAKGFVHVLEGISAFISGDPLVALDEVPEFEDWTPMAAAVAAYPVETERFRFCTEALVRGPALPDADAVRAVLRERGDSLVVIRSEALLKVHVHTDEPDEVFAYLRGLGDLASHKAEDMQAQHAAVERAAASGHMQLARRPVSVVADTACDLPEDIVRAHGIHLVPLGLIFGDKALRDRFDVSAEEFAQRLKDGAHPGTSQPPPAAFQEAFRRAGEEGEAVIAVLLSSALSGTYASAQTAAKQRTGEEAEVPVHLVDSRGGSLLQGLMAMKAAELGESGWQPERIAEELVRVRDQSGFFINLDTFERALASGRVGRGRAWLGSLLDIKPVLDIDAAGKLVPIAKVRGRKQVLPKMMEILEQKVPKGAKKLRFGIMHVGCPEVVDEAASAIRARYGNREIITAAGTPIIATHAGEGAWGIAYLVED